One genomic window of Verrucomicrobiia bacterium includes the following:
- a CDS encoding TetR family transcriptional regulator, whose translation MTMQRRANARDEILEAAEWVVTERGAGHLRLDAVAERAGVSKGGLLYHFPSKEALLRAMVSGVLERCTADRREARATTAPAEDAAGDLKAMIATGFRVAAERRRVSAALLAAGAEDPRLLTPVREWHQANLREFAAGKRYPLRVLVLMLAMDGLWMNELLEISPVDGEVREALMGEMFALADGTV comes from the coding sequence ATGACGATGCAACGGCGGGCGAATGCGCGGGACGAGATTCTGGAGGCTGCGGAGTGGGTGGTGACGGAGCGTGGGGCGGGGCACCTGAGGCTCGACGCGGTGGCGGAGCGGGCGGGGGTGAGCAAGGGGGGATTGCTCTATCATTTTCCCAGCAAGGAGGCGCTGTTGCGGGCGATGGTGTCGGGGGTGCTCGAGCGGTGCACGGCGGACCGGCGGGAGGCGCGGGCGACGACAGCGCCGGCGGAGGATGCGGCGGGGGATTTGAAGGCGATGATCGCGACCGGATTCCGGGTGGCGGCGGAGCGACGGCGGGTGAGTGCGGCGCTGCTGGCGGCGGGGGCGGAGGATCCGCGATTGCTGACGCCGGTGCGGGAGTGGCACCAGGCGAACCTTCGGGAATTTGCGGCCGGCAAGCGATACCCCCTACGGGTGCTGGTGTTGATGCTGGCGATGGACGGATTGTGGATGAACGAACTGCTGGAGATCTCGCCGGTGGACGGGGAGGTGCGGGAGGCGTTGATGGGGGAGATGTTCGCGCTGGCGGATGGGACTGTATGA
- a CDS encoding aminotransferase class V-fold PLP-dependent enzyme yields the protein MTVEEILGNEERRRHEFPVCRDRVFLAHAAVCPLPRRVAEAVAGYAQQATRDDQEQPVLAGLTRDTRERAARLIGAQPDEIALVGPTSLALSYVAGGFPIRKGENVVVYFDDYPSNVYPWMAMAERGVQVRLVNVSRLGRIRNLDVLGQVDEGTRLVALASNHFISGWRLDLPGLGKALRDRRIAFCLDAIQTLGAFPTLAEHADFIAGDAHKWMLGPCGAGFLYVARAWHERLRPIVYGWNNVRCPDFVAREEMTFRSGAHRYEAGSHSMLGLVGLRAALDLILEVGVDAIARELLRKRARIVPALMEKGWEVLGADDLEAHRSGIVSFTRPDIDLVERHRQLAEGGIVVSLRTDRGGRRYLRFSPHFYNTDAELDRALGAV from the coding sequence ATGACGGTGGAAGAGATTCTCGGCAATGAAGAGCGGCGACGGCACGAGTTTCCGGTGTGCCGGGACCGGGTGTTCCTGGCCCATGCGGCGGTCTGTCCGCTGCCGCGCCGGGTGGCGGAGGCGGTGGCGGGGTACGCGCAGCAGGCGACCCGGGATGATCAGGAACAGCCGGTCCTGGCAGGGTTGACGCGCGATACACGGGAACGGGCGGCGCGCCTGATCGGGGCGCAGCCGGACGAGATCGCGTTGGTGGGGCCGACGTCGCTGGCGTTGAGTTACGTCGCCGGCGGTTTTCCGATCCGCAAGGGGGAGAACGTGGTGGTGTACTTCGATGACTACCCCTCGAATGTGTACCCGTGGATGGCCATGGCGGAGCGTGGGGTGCAGGTGCGGCTGGTGAACGTGTCGCGATTGGGCCGGATCCGGAATCTCGATGTGCTGGGCCAGGTGGACGAGGGGACCCGGTTGGTGGCGCTGGCCTCGAATCACTTCATCTCCGGATGGCGTCTGGATCTGCCGGGATTGGGGAAGGCCCTGAGGGATCGTCGGATCGCATTCTGCCTGGACGCGATTCAGACCCTGGGGGCGTTCCCGACTCTGGCGGAGCACGCGGATTTCATCGCGGGGGATGCTCACAAATGGATGCTGGGTCCGTGCGGGGCCGGGTTTCTGTATGTCGCGCGGGCCTGGCATGAGCGGTTGCGTCCGATCGTGTATGGCTGGAACAACGTGCGTTGCCCGGATTTTGTGGCCCGGGAGGAGATGACATTCCGGAGCGGGGCGCACCGGTACGAGGCGGGGAGCCACAGCATGCTGGGTTTGGTGGGTTTGAGGGCGGCCCTGGATCTGATTCTCGAGGTGGGGGTGGACGCGATTGCCAGGGAGTTGCTCAGAAAGCGGGCGCGGATTGTGCCGGCCCTGATGGAGAAGGGATGGGAGGTGCTGGGGGCGGACGACCTGGAAGCGCACCGGAGCGGGATCGTCTCGTTCACGCGGCCGGACATTGATCTGGTCGAGCGGCACCGTCAGTTGGCCGAAGGGGGGATTGTGGTGTCGTTGAGGACGGACCGGGGCGGGCGGCGATACCTGCGGTTCTCACCCCATTTCTACAATACGGATGCCGAATTGGACCGTGCCCTCGGGGCGGTTTGA